A section of the Deinococcus sp. KNUC1210 genome encodes:
- a CDS encoding HU family DNA-binding protein: MTKKSAAKTTAKTAPATPAPVEAAVIDKLTKLQLIDQVALRTNMTKREAGLAVDAALEAIVEALKSGKSVGLTGLGTLDVRATAARTGVRPGTAEKIQIPAGKKVGFKVATDLKKAL; the protein is encoded by the coding sequence ATGACGAAGAAAAGTGCTGCAAAAACGACGGCCAAGACTGCCCCTGCCACACCAGCGCCGGTGGAAGCGGCTGTGATTGACAAACTGACCAAACTGCAGCTCATCGATCAGGTCGCGCTGCGGACGAACATGACCAAGCGAGAGGCTGGCTTGGCGGTGGACGCGGCGCTGGAGGCGATTGTGGAGGCGCTGAAGAGTGGCAAGAGCGTTGGCTTGACTGGCCTGGGGACCTTGGACGTCCGCGCCACCGCTGCCCGCACGGGCGTGCGCCCCGGCACGGCCGAGAAGATCCAGATCCCGGCAGGTAAGAAGGTCGGCTTCAAAGTCGCCACCGACCTCAAAAAAGCCCTGTAA
- a CDS encoding alpha/beta fold hydrolase, which yields MPTIQTKHAYAPQTELYYESYGEGRPVILIHGWPLSGRMWEPQIDALRHAGYQVIAYDRRGFGQSGKTSTGYTYDVFAADLHELIETLALNDVTIVGFSMGGGEVSRYAGLFGTQHLHSAALISSVAPYLLKTADNPDGGLAQADVEGMVQQVAENRPQFLSQFTKNFLNWDQGDTAQKLGDEFLDFTASLYFQASPVATQECVRAFGMTDFRTDLANLTVPLLVVHGDSDRIVPLEASGQRVSQYQPNAELHVMKGAPHGLNATHAEEFNKLLLAFVAR from the coding sequence ATGCCAACCATTCAAACGAAACACGCCTATGCACCCCAGACGGAGCTGTATTACGAGAGCTACGGCGAGGGCCGCCCGGTCATCCTGATTCATGGTTGGCCGCTCTCCGGACGCATGTGGGAGCCACAGATCGACGCGCTGCGTCACGCCGGCTATCAGGTCATCGCGTATGACCGGCGCGGCTTCGGTCAGTCGGGCAAGACGTCCACCGGCTACACCTATGACGTGTTCGCTGCCGATCTCCATGAGTTGATCGAGACGCTGGCACTGAACGACGTGACCATCGTCGGCTTCTCGATGGGAGGCGGGGAAGTGAGCCGCTACGCCGGGCTATTCGGCACACAGCACCTGCACAGCGCCGCGCTGATCTCCTCGGTCGCGCCGTACCTGCTCAAGACGGCAGACAATCCCGACGGTGGCCTGGCCCAGGCAGACGTGGAAGGCATGGTACAGCAGGTGGCTGAGAACCGCCCACAGTTTCTGTCGCAGTTCACCAAGAACTTCCTAAACTGGGATCAGGGCGACACAGCGCAGAAACTCGGGGATGAATTCCTAGATTTTACAGCCTCCCTGTACTTCCAAGCATCGCCGGTCGCTACGCAGGAATGCGTTCGGGCCTTCGGAATGACAGACTTCCGTACTGATCTTGCGAATCTAACGGTGCCATTGTTGGTCGTCCACGGGGATAGTGATCGGATCGTGCCGTTGGAGGCGAGCGGGCAGCGTGTTTCGCAGTATCAGCCGAACGCTGAGCTGCACGTGATGAAGGGCGCGCCGCACGGCCTGAATGCCACGCATGCTGAGGAGTTCAACAAGCTCCTGCTGGCGTTTGTTGCTCGCTAA
- a CDS encoding isocitrate lyase/phosphoenolpyruvate mutase family protein has product MTSISPAERARQLLALHTQSEILILPNVWDVVSAQVIAAIPGIQALATASHSIASTFGYPDGEQIPLELHLDMVRRIVQTVSLPVSMDFEAGYGNPGDTARRAIDIGVVGGNLEDGMRPLGEAVAAVHAVMEAGRTAGLDFVLNARTDAAVRANPEQSRSQVIQEVITRGLAFLEAGAPVVFVPGLVVREEIQEVSEAFGPQKLTVISVPGVSLSAHELQALGVARVSTGPFTQRVALTALQDAATALLAGGTLPASTRPLN; this is encoded by the coding sequence ATGACTTCTATATCCCCTGCCGAACGCGCCCGCCAGTTGCTCGCCCTTCACACGCAGTCAGAGATTCTGATTCTTCCGAACGTCTGGGATGTGGTTTCCGCCCAGGTCATTGCTGCCATCCCCGGCATCCAGGCACTCGCCACCGCCAGCCATTCCATTGCCTCAACCTTCGGCTACCCAGACGGGGAACAGATTCCCCTCGAACTCCATCTCGACATGGTACGCCGCATCGTCCAAACCGTGTCGTTGCCGGTGTCGATGGATTTCGAAGCTGGTTACGGTAACCCAGGGGACACCGCCCGCCGCGCCATCGACATCGGGGTGGTCGGCGGCAACCTCGAAGACGGCATGCGCCCACTCGGGGAAGCGGTTGCCGCAGTCCACGCAGTGATGGAAGCGGGACGTACCGCTGGTCTGGACTTTGTCCTCAACGCTCGAACCGATGCTGCGGTGCGGGCGAACCCAGAGCAGTCACGCTCTCAGGTCATTCAGGAAGTCATCACTCGTGGCCTTGCCTTTTTAGAGGCCGGTGCACCCGTCGTTTTCGTTCCCGGCCTGGTGGTCCGGGAAGAGATTCAGGAGGTCAGCGAGGCGTTCGGTCCGCAGAAGTTGACCGTCATCAGCGTGCCGGGCGTCAGTCTGTCTGCCCATGAGCTGCAGGCCCTCGGTGTCGCCCGCGTGTCGACCGGGCCGTTCACACAGCGCGTCGCCCTCACGGCCCTGCAGGACGCTGCGACCGCGTTGCTGGCCGGCGGCACGCTTCCGGCCTCAACCCGCCCGCTGAACTAA
- a CDS encoding TetR/AcrR family transcriptional regulator, producing the protein MTGHPTTRDRILDVAQHLVQQRGFSSVAYRDISTALGIRNASIHHHFPSKTDLGVAMVNRYRTQIETLLIQLSSTERSPLQRLHQYLAAYQSVVQADGRICLCTQLMAEDCVLPSPIQQELTAFFTVLEHWLTHTLDEGQRQGELQFFDSPADTAQTFLATIEGAMLMARATRSPHRFEHITQRALAAVTIPDPHRRDA; encoded by the coding sequence GTGACTGGTCATCCCACCACCCGTGATCGCATCCTGGATGTCGCACAACACCTTGTCCAACAACGTGGGTTTTCTTCCGTCGCCTATCGCGATATCAGTACGGCCCTTGGCATCCGAAACGCGAGTATCCACCATCACTTCCCGAGCAAGACCGACTTGGGCGTCGCCATGGTCAACCGGTACCGCACTCAGATCGAGACCCTGCTCATCCAACTGAGCAGCACAGAACGTTCCCCTCTCCAGCGTCTGCATCAGTACCTTGCGGCCTACCAAAGCGTCGTGCAGGCAGATGGCCGCATCTGCCTGTGTACGCAGTTGATGGCAGAGGACTGCGTCTTACCTTCTCCTATTCAGCAGGAACTCACGGCGTTTTTCACCGTTCTCGAACATTGGCTGACTCACACCCTTGACGAGGGTCAACGACAGGGTGAGCTCCAGTTTTTTGACTCCCCTGCTGACACCGCGCAAACTTTTCTGGCCACCATCGAAGGGGCCATGCTGATGGCCCGTGCCACCCGCAGTCCACACCGCTTCGAACACATCACACAGCGCGCCCTCGCCGCTGTCACCATCCCTGACCCCCATCGGAGAGACGCCTGA